One Ardenticatenales bacterium DNA segment encodes these proteins:
- the hemB gene encoding porphobilinogen synthase — translation MKEPYAARPTWQRAELPSARPRRLRISPQMRAMVRETHLRPEDFVYPLFVTHGRSVRQPVHSMPGVYQLSVDQLAQAAETVAQLGIPGVILFGLPASKDPIGQENFNADGIVQQAARAIKQAAPELLIITDVCLCEYTDHGHCGLLNTPQAQHHNPRLPAGYVLNDPTLEVLARTAISHAEAGADIVAPSGMIDGMVAAIRRGLDTADFQHVPIMSYAVKYASAFYGPFRDAANGAPKSGDRKTHQMDPANVREALREAAQDVSEGADFLMVKPALPYLDVIRRVRDAFPERPLAAYNVSGEYAMLKAAAANGWLNEKQAVLETLLGIKRAGADIIITYHALDAARWLAA, via the coding sequence ATGAAAGAACCGTATGCGGCCCGGCCAACCTGGCAGCGCGCCGAACTGCCCTCCGCCCGCCCACGACGCCTGCGCATCTCTCCGCAAATGCGGGCGATGGTGCGAGAGACACACCTGCGCCCGGAAGATTTCGTTTACCCCCTGTTCGTCACGCATGGCCGTAGCGTGCGCCAGCCGGTCCATTCCATGCCGGGCGTTTATCAGTTGTCGGTAGACCAACTGGCGCAGGCGGCGGAAACCGTTGCCCAATTGGGTATTCCGGGCGTGATTTTGTTTGGATTGCCGGCATCCAAAGACCCCATCGGCCAGGAAAACTTCAACGCGGACGGCATCGTGCAACAAGCGGCGCGCGCCATCAAGCAAGCCGCGCCGGAACTGCTCATCATCACGGACGTCTGTCTCTGCGAATACACCGACCACGGCCACTGCGGCCTCCTCAACACGCCCCAGGCGCAGCACCACAACCCACGGCTCCCCGCGGGCTACGTCCTCAACGACCCCACGCTGGAGGTCCTGGCGCGCACCGCCATCTCCCACGCCGAGGCCGGCGCGGACATCGTCGCCCCCAGCGGGATGATAGACGGCATGGTCGCCGCCATTCGCCGCGGACTGGACACCGCCGACTTCCAGCACGTGCCCATCATGTCCTACGCGGTGAAATATGCCTCCGCCTTCTATGGCCCTTTCCGTGACGCCGCCAATGGTGCGCCCAAATCCGGCGACCGCAAGACACACCAAATGGATCCGGCCAACGTCCGCGAGGCGCTGCGCGAAGCCGCACAGGATGTATCCGAAGGCGCGGATTTCCTCATGGTCAAACCCGCCCTGCCCTATCTCGACGTGATCCGCCGCGTGCGCGACGCTTTCCCCGAACGGCCACTGGCGGCCTACAACGTGAGCGGCGAATACGCCATGCTCAAGGCCGCCGCCGCCAATGGCTGGCTCAACGAAAAGCAGGCGGTGCTGGAAACCCTGCTGGGGATCAAACGCGCGGGCGCGGACATCATCATCACCTATCATGCCCTCGACGCCGCCCGCTGGCTGGCAGCGTAA
- a CDS encoding uroporphyrinogen-III synthase encodes MSARALQGRRIVVTRSVAQAASLCRHLSALGAEPIAIPTIDFVPMPTEPLIATLRQIDTYRWLIFTSVNAVEFFFAVVAAQPESVALPPVAAIGSATTRRLAEQGVTPDFVPEVFTGEALATGLGDLRGQRVLLPRARIGRPQIVTQLAARGAVVDDIPLYDTVPAAVDAGILAHLQHPIDAITFTSPSSVRNFLKILDDAHLDDVRQRLHQTRIACIGPTTAAEADRFGLPVHAIPEEYTIDGLAAALVHLFQPPPSSPQQTTKENEQV; translated from the coding sequence ATGTCGGCTAGAGCGTTGCAAGGGCGACGCATTGTGGTGACGCGCAGCGTGGCGCAAGCTGCCTCGCTGTGCCGGCATTTATCAGCGTTGGGCGCGGAACCGATAGCGATTCCCACGATTGATTTTGTGCCCATGCCGACGGAACCACTCATAGCGACGCTGCGGCAAATCGACACGTATCGCTGGCTCATCTTCACCAGCGTCAACGCGGTAGAGTTCTTCTTCGCGGTCGTCGCCGCCCAACCGGAGTCGGTGGCGCTGCCCCCCGTGGCGGCAATTGGCTCCGCCACGACGCGCAGGCTGGCGGAGCAGGGCGTCACGCCTGATTTTGTGCCGGAGGTGTTTACGGGAGAGGCGTTGGCGACGGGTCTAGGCGACTTGCGCGGGCAGCGGGTGCTGCTGCCGCGCGCCCGTATTGGTCGCCCCCAAATCGTGACACAACTGGCAGCGCGGGGGGCGGTGGTGGACGATATTCCGCTTTATGACACAGTGCCGGCGGCGGTGGATGCCGGCATTCTCGCCCACCTCCAACACCCTATTGACGCCATCACCTTCACCAGCCCCTCCAGCGTGCGCAACTTCCTCAAAATCCTGGACGACGCCCACCTTGACGATGTCCGGCAACGCCTCCACCAGACACGTATCGCCTGCATTGGCCCCACCACCGCCGCCGAAGCAGACCGTTTCGGGCTGCCCGTTCACGCCATCCCCGAAGAATACACCATCGACGGACTGGCAGCCGCCCTGGTACACCTTTTCCAACCCCCGCCATCCTCCCCACAACAAACAACGAAGGAAAACGAGCAAGTATGA
- the hemC gene encoding hydroxymethylbilane synthase, which translates to MNMTLTMTLTIGTRTSQLALWQTNYVAERLQTTWPDLKCRHQPFITRGDKTLHTPLPQIGGKGLFTAELEQALLDGQIDLAVHSLKDLPVDNPPGLIIGAIPQRAAVQDALVSAAGWTLETLPQGAVVGTSSIRRQAQLLAVRPDLEIRSIRGNVDTRIRKAHTGEYDAVVLAAAGLARLGLEQAISQLLPLNVMLPAPGQGALAVQCRADDQATRWRLAAIHEPDAFAAVTAERAFLAALGGGCAAPVAAYATIMNGRIHLRGMVGAVDGGRIIRVAAQGEEAAVLGQVLARQALAAGAKEILANVG; encoded by the coding sequence ATGAACATGACGCTTACCATGACGCTTACCATCGGAACCCGCACGTCGCAGTTGGCGCTATGGCAAACCAACTACGTGGCGGAACGATTACAGACAACCTGGCCTGACTTGAAATGCCGGCATCAACCCTTCATCACGCGCGGCGACAAAACGTTACACACGCCCCTGCCCCAGATTGGCGGCAAAGGTCTGTTCACGGCGGAGCTGGAGCAAGCCCTGCTCGACGGCCAGATTGACCTGGCGGTTCATTCCTTGAAAGATCTGCCCGTAGACAATCCCCCCGGCCTGATCATCGGCGCCATCCCCCAACGCGCCGCCGTCCAGGATGCCCTCGTCTCCGCCGCCGGTTGGACCCTGGAAACACTGCCACAAGGCGCAGTCGTCGGCACAAGCAGCATCCGCCGTCAGGCGCAGCTACTGGCCGTCCGCCCCGATCTGGAGATTCGCTCTATTCGCGGCAACGTGGACACGCGCATACGCAAAGCGCATACCGGCGAGTACGACGCCGTTGTCCTCGCCGCCGCCGGGCTGGCCCGATTAGGATTGGAGCAGGCCATCAGCCAACTGCTGCCTCTGAACGTGATGCTGCCGGCCCCCGGCCAGGGGGCGCTGGCCGTGCAATGCCGCGCCGATGATCAAGCCACGCGATGGCGACTGGCGGCCATCCACGAACCGGACGCTTTCGCGGCGGTGACGGCGGAGCGCGCCTTCCTGGCGGCATTGGGCGGCGGTTGCGCGGCTCCGGTGGCCGCCTACGCCACAATCATGAATGGTCGAATCCATTTGCGGGGCATGGTGGGCGCGGTGGATGGCGGACGTATCATCCGGGTGGCGGCGCAGGGGGAAGAGGCCGCGGTGCTGGGGCAGGTTTTGGCGCGGCAAGCCCTGGCGGCGGGGGCGAAGGAGATTCTGGCGAATGTCGGCTAG
- a CDS encoding glutamyl-tRNA reductase, translating to MTIAPVFCLGLNHRTASVALREKLACTLDEISANLSPFATIVELALVSTCNRLELYATVDDDAASARQTLVALLATMRGIDVAALRPHLYVHEGMAVANHLCRVAAGLDSLVLGEPQILGQVTDAYQAAVDRGALGPVLDQMFRAAIYAGKRSRNETAISNNPASISSIAIALAQEKLPDMARRSFLIIGLGEMGKLTLKALQARGIQRISLLNRNHQRARSIAQATGCTAFALHELPRALAQADIVISATAAPHFIIHRDHLAAIARQLPSRPRVLIDLAIPRDIDPATADLPGIHLYDLDALRANLDTALAARGREIPLVEAIIDQELAILEAAWHQLAIRPVISDLRQKAEAIRQQELSRTLRHLREVDPHTLSQIQHLSRALVNKILHEPTIRLKQCAANGQADDYAATVRELFGLAVPHIE from the coding sequence ATGACAATTGCCCCCGTGTTTTGCCTGGGTCTCAACCATCGTACGGCATCCGTTGCCTTGCGCGAAAAGCTGGCCTGTACACTGGATGAGATCTCCGCCAACCTCTCCCCATTTGCCACGATTGTCGAACTGGCGCTTGTGTCCACCTGCAATCGCCTGGAGCTGTACGCAACCGTGGATGATGACGCGGCGTCCGCGCGGCAGACGTTGGTAGCATTGCTGGCAACCATGCGTGGGATCGACGTGGCCGCGCTGAGGCCTCACCTCTATGTGCATGAAGGGATGGCGGTGGCAAATCACCTGTGCCGCGTGGCTGCCGGATTGGATTCATTGGTTCTGGGCGAACCGCAGATTTTAGGGCAGGTCACGGATGCTTATCAGGCGGCAGTGGACCGGGGCGCGCTGGGGCCGGTGTTGGACCAGATGTTTCGCGCGGCGATTTATGCCGGCAAGCGCAGCCGCAACGAAACCGCCATCAGTAACAACCCCGCCAGCATCAGCTCCATCGCCATCGCCCTGGCCCAGGAAAAACTCCCCGACATGGCCCGGCGCAGCTTCCTCATCATCGGCCTCGGCGAAATGGGCAAACTCACGCTAAAAGCCTTGCAAGCGCGCGGCATCCAACGGATCAGCCTGCTCAACCGCAACCACCAGCGCGCGCGGAGCATCGCCCAGGCCACCGGCTGCACCGCTTTCGCCTTGCACGAACTGCCGCGGGCGCTGGCACAAGCAGACATCGTCATCAGCGCCACGGCCGCCCCCCACTTCATTATCCACCGCGACCACCTCGCGGCCATCGCGCGGCAACTGCCCTCCCGCCCGCGCGTCCTGATTGACCTGGCCATCCCCCGCGACATTGACCCCGCCACGGCGGATCTCCCCGGCATCCACCTGTACGACCTGGACGCGCTGCGCGCCAACCTGGACACCGCCCTGGCCGCCCGCGGCCGCGAAATCCCCCTGGTGGAAGCAATTATCGACCAGGAACTGGCGATCCTGGAAGCAGCGTGGCACCAACTGGCGATTCGCCCCGTGATTAGCGACCTGCGACAAAAAGCGGAAGCCATTCGCCAGCAGGAACTCTCGCGCACCCTGCGCCACTTGCGAGAGGTAGACCCGCATACATTGTCCCAGATTCAGCATCTTTCCCGCGCGCTGGTCAACAAAATCCTGCACGAGCCGACCATTCGGCTGAAGCAGTGCGCGGCCAATGGGCAGGCCGACGATTATGCCGCCACAGTGCGCGAGCTTTTCGGGCTGGCCGTGCCACACATCGAATGA
- the hemG gene encoding protoporphyrinogen oxidase, translating into MRQPTHVDVAIIGGGIAGLSLAWYLQQQARPISYALLEQTGRWGGKIRTETVHGYGNAPFVIEAGPDSFITQKPWGLQLARALGLHDSLLPTNDDQRQTFVLRKGRPIPLPDGVMLLVPTKFKPFALSPLISPWGKLRMGLDWLIPAKRDDEDETLADFVRRRLGNEALDKLAEPLLAGIYNAEAEKQSLMATFPRFRQVEQKHGSLIKGMIAARNAAHRPSPSPNGHKPPSVFTSLRPGMQLLVQTLSDQLTGDCRLGAGVTSLQAHSDGRYHLALSDGGHIIAATVVFAVPAYVAAQLLRPLAPAAANDLESIRYVSTGTISLAYRRADIQHPLNGFGLVIPRSEDRDINAITWTSTKFSRRAPQGHALLRVFFGGSRTPHMMERVDAELVATVRQELQALMGITAEPIFHRTYRWFRANPQYDVGHPQRVAQIEAALPPGLFVTGSPYRGVGIPDCVHQSQQTAAALTSYLAGITQVSNAPWR; encoded by the coding sequence ATGAGGCAACCCACGCACGTTGATGTCGCCATTATCGGCGGGGGGATCGCCGGGTTGAGTCTGGCCTGGTATTTGCAGCAACAAGCCCGGCCCATCAGCTATGCCCTACTGGAACAGACCGGTCGCTGGGGCGGCAAAATCCGCACCGAGACCGTCCACGGCTACGGCAACGCGCCCTTTGTCATCGAAGCCGGCCCCGATTCCTTCATCACGCAAAAACCATGGGGGCTACAACTCGCCCGCGCCCTGGGCTTGCATGATTCCCTGCTGCCGACCAATGACGACCAACGGCAAACCTTCGTTCTCCGCAAAGGTCGCCCCATCCCCCTCCCCGATGGCGTGATGCTGCTTGTCCCCACCAAATTCAAGCCCTTTGCCCTCTCCCCCCTTATCTCCCCTTGGGGCAAGCTGCGCATGGGGTTGGATTGGCTTATTCCCGCCAAACGGGATGATGAAGATGAAACACTGGCCGATTTTGTGCGCCGCCGCCTGGGGAACGAAGCCCTGGATAAGCTGGCCGAACCACTCCTTGCCGGCATCTACAACGCCGAAGCGGAAAAACAAAGCCTGATGGCTACTTTTCCCCGCTTTCGTCAGGTCGAACAGAAACACGGGAGCCTGATCAAGGGAATGATAGCCGCGCGTAACGCGGCGCATCGGCCATCCCCCTCACCCAACGGACACAAACCGCCATCCGTGTTCACCTCCTTGCGGCCAGGAATGCAACTTCTGGTGCAAACGCTATCCGACCAACTGACGGGGGATTGTCGCCTCGGCGCAGGGGTGACCTCCCTGCAAGCCCACAGCGACGGACGCTATCATCTGGCTTTGTCTGATGGGGGGCACATCATCGCTGCCACCGTCGTTTTCGCCGTACCCGCTTACGTCGCCGCGCAACTGCTGCGCCCGCTGGCCCCCGCGGCGGCCAATGACCTGGAAAGCATTCGCTACGTCAGCACCGGCACCATCTCCCTGGCCTACCGCCGCGCGGACATTCAACATCCGCTAAATGGCTTTGGGCTGGTCATCCCTCGCAGCGAAGACCGGGACATCAACGCCATCACCTGGACCTCGACGAAATTCTCCCGGCGCGCCCCGCAAGGGCACGCCCTGCTGCGCGTTTTCTTTGGCGGGTCACGCACCCCGCACATGATGGAACGGGTCGATGCGGAGCTGGTTGCCACGGTACGTCAGGAACTGCAAGCCCTGATGGGTATCACGGCGGAACCCATCTTCCACCGTACTTACCGCTGGTTCCGCGCGAACCCCCAATACGATGTCGGCCATCCGCAACGCGTCGCGCAGATTGAGGCAGCGCTGCCGCCGGGCCTGTTTGTTACCGGCAGCCCCTATCGTGGCGTGGGCATTCCTGATTGTGTACACCAGTCGCAGCAAACCGCCGCGGCGCTGACCAGCTACCTGGCGGGCATTACGCAGGTCTCCAATGCGCCGTGGCGCTAA
- a CDS encoding radical SAM protein: MLPTSYPPPRLIFWETTAGCNLACIHCRRITVADKLLPQDLTTEEARAMIDEIASFSRPIFVLSGGEPLFRPDIFEIARYASDRGLIVALATNGTLIDADVAHHIRQAGIRRVSISFDGADAATHDIFRGAGAFDRALAGMAHLQAVGVPYQINTTVARHNVGQMPATLALARQLKAAALHLFLLVPVGCGVEIADDQQITPTEYEEVLHWMYDAEMEGGIELKATCAPHYFRIVRQRQAEERRRGIFRERPQSLHRQRHAGQNGHAQGHPPAMNAMTKGCLAGTGVSFISHRGEVFPCGYLPLNAGNIRQQPFRAIWEDAPLFANLRQPDLLGGKCGLCEFKKVCSGCRARAYGMTQDYLAEEPFCTYEPQAHIREQEVTIQ; the protein is encoded by the coding sequence ATGCTACCAACAAGTTATCCGCCGCCCCGCCTCATTTTCTGGGAGACCACGGCGGGCTGCAATCTGGCCTGCATTCACTGCCGCCGTATCACCGTCGCCGACAAACTGCTGCCCCAAGACCTGACGACGGAAGAGGCGCGCGCCATGATTGACGAGATTGCCAGCTTCAGCCGACCCATTTTTGTGCTATCTGGCGGCGAACCGCTGTTCCGGCCCGATATTTTTGAGATTGCGCGTTATGCCAGCGACCGGGGGCTGATTGTCGCCCTGGCGACGAACGGCACGCTCATTGACGCGGATGTGGCCCACCACATCCGGCAGGCGGGCATTCGCCGCGTCAGCATCAGTTTTGACGGCGCGGACGCGGCCACGCACGACATTTTCCGCGGCGCGGGCGCGTTTGACCGCGCGCTGGCCGGCATGGCGCATTTGCAGGCGGTGGGCGTTCCCTACCAGATCAACACAACGGTAGCGCGGCACAATGTCGGACAAATGCCGGCAACCCTCGCCCTCGCCCGCCAGTTGAAAGCAGCCGCCCTGCACCTCTTTCTGCTGGTTCCGGTCGGCTGCGGCGTGGAGATCGCCGACGACCAACAAATCACGCCAACGGAGTACGAAGAGGTCCTTCACTGGATGTACGACGCGGAAATGGAGGGCGGCATCGAACTGAAAGCAACATGCGCCCCCCATTACTTCCGTATCGTACGCCAGCGGCAAGCGGAGGAAAGACGGCGCGGCATCTTCCGTGAGCGCCCACAAAGCCTGCACCGCCAGCGGCACGCAGGTCAGAATGGTCACGCGCAAGGGCATCCACCGGCAATGAATGCCATGACGAAGGGCTGCCTGGCGGGGACGGGTGTCTCTTTCATCAGCCACCGGGGTGAGGTGTTTCCGTGCGGGTATTTGCCGTTGAATGCCGGCAACATCCGCCAACAACCGTTCCGCGCCATCTGGGAAGACGCCCCCCTCTTTGCCAACCTGCGCCAACCCGACCTCCTGGGCGGCAAATGCGGCCTTTGCGAATTCAAGAAAGTGTGCAGCGGCTGCCGCGCCCGCGCCTACGGCATGACCCAGGATTACCTGGCAGAAGAACCCTTCTGCACCTACGAGCCACAGGCGCACATCCGCGAGCAGGAGGTCACCATCCAATGA
- the phoU gene encoding phosphate signaling complex protein PhoU, translated as MPIHNRSILDSEFKELHENLLRLSNMVDEAINLGVIAFMTCDTALAQRVIDHDRQINLLRYEIEQKCLQILATQQPMASDLRHVLAGIYITIELERVGDHAAGIATLTQRLQSREELLSVHQLPKMAARARKMLNDSIDAFMHRDAAAAAAIIKYDDKLDKNYTKLFRHAIQDMQNDAYIRSATYLLWAGHALERIGDRATNIAERVIFMVTGKYAELEAFYAYDLEDTTDDETDNQDIP; from the coding sequence ATGCCCATTCACAACCGTTCGATCCTGGATTCCGAATTCAAGGAACTGCACGAGAACTTGTTACGCCTGAGCAACATGGTTGATGAAGCCATTAACCTCGGCGTTATCGCCTTCATGACGTGTGACACGGCATTGGCGCAGCGTGTCATTGACCACGATCGCCAGATCAATCTGCTGCGCTACGAGATCGAACAAAAGTGTTTGCAAATCCTGGCGACACAACAGCCGATGGCGAGTGATCTGCGACATGTTCTTGCCGGCATTTACATCACGATTGAACTGGAGCGGGTGGGGGACCATGCTGCCGGCATTGCCACACTGACCCAACGCCTGCAAAGCCGCGAAGAACTGCTCTCCGTCCACCAACTACCCAAGATGGCCGCCCGCGCCCGCAAAATGCTCAACGACAGCATCGACGCCTTCATGCACCGCGACGCGGCGGCGGCGGCGGCGATCATCAAATACGACGACAAACTCGACAAGAACTACACCAAGTTATTTCGCCACGCCATCCAGGACATGCAAAACGACGCCTACATCCGCTCCGCCACCTATCTCCTCTGGGCGGGACACGCCCTGGAGCGCATAGGCGACCGGGCCACCAACATCGCCGAGCGCGTCATCTTCATGGTCACCGGCAAATACGCCGAACTGGAAGCGTTCTATGCCTATGACCTGGAAGATACGACGGACGACGAGACGGATAACCAGGACATACCGTAG
- a CDS encoding MBL fold metallo-hydrolase: MEVFPNVHWLDLGASNVYLLTGPDGLTLVDTGMPRQTGKILAYAEQLGHAPTDLRRILITHADIDHAGSMAALVQATGAEVYASRATADLLRQGRSPEHMPRLMQFLTNHFFRYKPVARVTVLEDGDELSCLGGTRIIYTPGHTLEHHSFYSPSTGVLLVGDALSTRDDQLNLSPTRVTADIALAQQTAQHLLSLAPNLFACGHGKPMRAPSSAELARFQRTLSS; the protein is encoded by the coding sequence ATGGAAGTATTTCCCAATGTTCATTGGCTGGACCTGGGAGCCAGCAACGTCTATCTGCTTACCGGCCCGGATGGATTGACCCTGGTAGACACGGGCATGCCACGCCAGACCGGTAAAATTTTGGCCTACGCGGAGCAATTGGGGCACGCGCCCACCGATTTGCGCCGCATCCTGATCACCCACGCGGACATCGATCATGCCGGCAGCATGGCGGCGCTGGTGCAGGCGACGGGAGCCGAGGTGTACGCCAGCCGCGCCACTGCCGATCTGCTGCGCCAGGGTCGCAGCCCGGAGCATATGCCGCGCCTGATGCAGTTCCTCACCAACCATTTCTTCCGCTACAAGCCGGTGGCGCGGGTAACTGTGCTGGAAGATGGCGACGAACTCTCCTGCCTGGGCGGCACGCGCATCATCTACACGCCTGGGCACACGCTAGAGCATCACTCCTTCTACAGCCCTTCTACCGGCGTTCTCCTCGTAGGCGACGCCCTCAGCACGCGCGACGACCAGTTGAATCTCTCCCCCACCCGCGTGACGGCGGACATCGCACTGGCGCAGCAAACGGCACAGCATCTCCTCAGCCTGGCACCAAACCTCTTTGCCTGCGGGCATGGCAAACCGATGCGCGCGCCCTCGTCGGCGGAATTGGCGCGTTTCCAGCGCACATTGTCTTCGTAG
- a CDS encoding NERD domain-containing protein gives MSKTTVSKTRLTIFRDERRIQRLRRIGLYVGFGGMLILIAGFLVGIFYQAQQILLYQGLAMLLGLPMSQGGLYLINRYARDPRPDQLLDQGLGKTIPNGRIYHYLLPAPHVLLTENGPVVFVLKYQGGKISASGDTWHQKIFFMRKLFGTESLGNPTRDAERAVGSLNAYLRKHVPALTAKELPIHAVIVFTTNINDLDVKDSRIPALHYTKLRGFMKQFMGTHALIAKEDYAAVQVALDMAAAKLPASSAENNAD, from the coding sequence TTGAGCAAAACCACGGTCTCCAAAACACGTTTGACCATCTTCCGCGATGAGCGGCGCATCCAACGACTACGCCGCATCGGCCTCTACGTCGGCTTCGGCGGCATGTTAATCCTGATTGCCGGCTTCCTGGTGGGCATCTTCTACCAGGCGCAGCAAATCCTCCTTTACCAGGGGCTGGCGATGCTGCTAGGCTTGCCTATGTCCCAGGGCGGGCTATATCTCATTAACCGGTATGCGCGCGATCCACGCCCGGACCAACTGTTGGACCAGGGGCTGGGCAAAACGATTCCCAACGGGCGCATCTACCACTACCTGCTGCCCGCGCCACACGTTTTGCTAACGGAGAATGGCCCCGTGGTGTTTGTACTCAAATACCAGGGGGGCAAAATCAGCGCCAGCGGCGATACGTGGCATCAAAAGATTTTCTTCATGCGCAAGTTGTTTGGGACGGAAAGCCTGGGAAATCCAACGCGGGACGCGGAGCGGGCTGTCGGCAGTCTGAACGCTTATTTGCGGAAGCATGTGCCGGCATTGACAGCAAAGGAACTACCCATTCATGCAGTGATTGTGTTTACGACCAACATCAATGACCTGGACGTGAAGGATTCCCGTATCCCCGCTTTGCACTACACGAAGCTGCGCGGCTTCATGAAGCAGTTCATGGGCACACATGCGCTGATAGCCAAAGAGGATTACGCGGCGGTGCAGGTAGCTTTGGATATGGCGGCGGCAAAATTGCCGGCATCCTCCGCGGAAAACAACGCCGATTGA
- the fabF gene encoding beta-ketoacyl-ACP synthase II, with the protein MLDSQGRQRIVITGMGAMTPLGHSVRESWHSALEGRSGIGPITQFDASALPCRIAGEVKNFEAREFMNIKEARRMARGSQLAIAAAVMALEDAHISLPLAQPERAGVVVGTGMGGFERADENLQVYREKGLSRTSPFALISSLPNMPSHHVSFLAGTQGPINTVVAACATGTQAIGEAADMIRRGRADLMLAGGVEGLVHQAAMAGFAAMRALSTNFNGEPERACRPFDRDRDGFILSEGAAVVVLERLEDALARGAHIYAEYLGYASSSDAYHVAAPDPSGAGAIRAMRWALENAGIPPHAIEYINAHGSSTPVNDLIETQAIKNVFGDQAYSIPVSSTKSVSGHLMGGAGAIEAVFCAMALHEGILPPTWNYDNPDPECDLDYVPNAPRQTNPYYAMSNSFGLGGQNACIVLGKYTANGQDNLNLS; encoded by the coding sequence ATGTTGGACAGCCAGGGGCGGCAGCGCATTGTCATTACGGGCATGGGAGCGATGACCCCGCTGGGGCATTCCGTGCGGGAAAGCTGGCACAGCGCGCTAGAAGGGCGGTCGGGGATTGGTCCTATCACGCAGTTCGACGCCAGCGCGCTCCCCTGCCGAATTGCCGGGGAGGTGAAGAATTTCGAAGCCAGGGAGTTCATGAACATCAAAGAAGCGCGGCGCATGGCGCGCGGCTCGCAGTTGGCGATAGCGGCGGCGGTGATGGCCCTGGAAGATGCGCATATCTCCCTACCGTTGGCGCAGCCGGAGCGGGCGGGTGTGGTCGTGGGCACGGGCATGGGAGGATTTGAGCGGGCGGATGAGAATTTGCAGGTTTATCGGGAGAAGGGCCTGAGCAGAACCAGCCCCTTTGCCCTGATCAGTTCGCTGCCGAATATGCCCAGCCATCATGTCAGCTTTTTGGCGGGGACGCAAGGTCCCATTAACACGGTGGTGGCGGCGTGCGCCACGGGGACGCAGGCTATTGGCGAGGCGGCGGATATGATCCGGCGCGGGCGGGCGGATCTGATGCTGGCAGGGGGCGTGGAGGGGCTGGTGCATCAGGCGGCGATGGCCGGTTTTGCGGCGATGCGCGCTTTGTCTACTAATTTCAATGGGGAACCGGAGCGCGCCTGCCGTCCGTTTGATCGAGACCGGGATGGGTTCATTCTCAGCGAGGGGGCGGCGGTGGTGGTGCTGGAGCGTCTGGAAGATGCGTTGGCCCGCGGCGCGCACATTTACGCGGAGTATCTGGGGTATGCGTCTTCTTCGGATGCGTATCATGTGGCCGCGCCGGATCCGTCGGGGGCGGGGGCGATTCGGGCGATGCGGTGGGCTTTGGAAAATGCCGGCATTCCTCCCCACGCCATCGAATACATCAACGCCCATGGCTCCTCCACCCCCGTCAACGACCTCATCGAAACCCAGGCCATCAAAAACGTCTTCGGCGACCAGGCCTACAGCATCCCCGTCAGCAGCACCAAATCCGTCAGCGGCCACCTCATGGGTGGCGCGGGCGCCATCGAAGCCGTCTTCTGCGCGATGGCCTTGCACGAAGGCATCCTCCCCCCCACCTGGAACTACGACAACCCTGACCCAGAGTGCGACCTGGACTACGTGCCCAACGCCCCCCGGCAGACCAATCCCTATTACGCCATGAGCAACTCCTTCGGCCTGGGCGGGCAAAACGCCTGCATTGTGCTGGGCAAATACACGGCCAATGGGCAAGACAACCTAAACCTATCGTAA